Proteins encoded in a region of the Streptomyces sp. NBC_00310 genome:
- a CDS encoding carbohydrate ABC transporter permease, translated as MNRYRRRTLALELAVIAAALFVGFPVYVLVNLAVRPASDQSSPISPTGSPTLDNFTQAWQQGALGGALANSVLVTVCSVVVVLAVSSLAAYPLARATARWSRGTYLTFLLGLALPFQLASLPLYQTMRDMGLLGTPWALVLFYSGLQLPFTVFLYVGFLRALPRDFEDAALIDGCTPLQGFRYVVLPMLKPVTVTALVLNAVAVWNDFFTPLLYLSGSARQTMPVAIAGFVGQYVTDWNLIFAALVISILPVLLVYFLLQRSIINGFAGGLRG; from the coding sequence ATGAACCGCTACCGCCGCCGCACCCTCGCCCTGGAACTGGCGGTGATCGCCGCCGCCCTGTTCGTCGGCTTCCCGGTGTACGTCCTGGTCAACCTCGCGGTGCGGCCCGCGTCGGACCAGTCCTCGCCGATCAGCCCGACCGGCTCACCCACCCTCGACAACTTCACCCAGGCCTGGCAACAGGGCGCCCTCGGCGGGGCCTTGGCCAACAGCGTGCTGGTGACCGTGTGCAGCGTCGTCGTCGTGCTCGCCGTGTCCTCGCTCGCGGCGTACCCGCTGGCCCGCGCCACGGCCCGCTGGTCCCGGGGAACGTATCTGACCTTCCTCCTCGGCCTGGCCCTGCCGTTCCAGCTCGCGTCCCTGCCGCTGTACCAGACCATGCGCGACATGGGCCTGCTCGGCACACCCTGGGCGCTGGTCCTCTTCTACTCCGGCCTGCAGTTGCCGTTCACCGTCTTCCTGTACGTCGGTTTCCTGCGCGCCCTGCCCCGCGACTTCGAGGACGCGGCACTCATCGACGGCTGCACACCTCTGCAGGGCTTCCGGTACGTGGTGCTGCCGATGCTCAAACCCGTCACGGTGACGGCTCTGGTGCTCAACGCGGTCGCCGTGTGGAACGACTTCTTCACCCCGTTGCTGTACCTCAGCGGCAGCGCCCGGCAGACCATGCCGGTCGCGATCGCCGGCTTCGTCGGTCAGTACGTCACCGACTGGAACCTCATCTTCGCCGCACTGGTGATCAGCATCCTGCCCGTCCTGCTCGTCTACTTCCTGCTGCAGCGCAGCATCATCAACGGCTTCGCGGGAGGGCTGCGGGGATGA
- a CDS encoding DsbA family protein: protein MKLVYVFDAYCGWSHGFSATLREVVSRHPGLPVEVVSGGLFTGARRVPIREFGYVQGANAQIAELTGAEFGEGYERLIADGSFVMDSEAAARGVAALHQVAPDRAAELAASLQRAFYVDGLSLSDPATYRVLAEAAGLDADTVVAAFTSPEARAAAEADFRRTAELGVTGFPTLLAVDGASLAPVAYGRATADEVDRRLASRTATRSS from the coding sequence ATGAAGCTGGTCTACGTTTTCGACGCCTACTGCGGCTGGTCGCACGGTTTCTCCGCCACGCTGCGCGAGGTGGTCTCCCGCCACCCCGGGCTGCCGGTGGAGGTGGTCTCCGGCGGTCTGTTCACCGGGGCGCGCCGGGTGCCGATCCGCGAGTTCGGCTACGTCCAGGGTGCGAACGCGCAGATCGCGGAGCTGACCGGGGCCGAGTTCGGCGAGGGCTACGAGCGGCTGATCGCCGACGGTTCGTTCGTCATGGACTCCGAGGCCGCCGCCCGCGGTGTCGCCGCCCTGCACCAGGTCGCCCCCGACCGCGCGGCAGAGCTGGCCGCCTCCCTCCAGCGCGCCTTCTACGTCGACGGCCTCAGCCTGTCCGACCCGGCCACGTACCGTGTCCTCGCCGAGGCCGCCGGACTGGACGCGGACACCGTCGTCGCCGCCTTCACATCACCCGAGGCTCGGGCTGCCGCCGAGGCCGACTTCCGCCGCACGGCCGAGCTGGGTGTCACCGGCTTCCCCACCCTGCTGGCCGTCGACGGCGCGTCCCTCGCTCCCGTGGCCTACGGCCGCGCCACCGCGGACGAGGTCGACCGACGACTGGCGTCCCGCACGGCCACCCGTTCCTCCTGA
- a CDS encoding LacI family DNA-binding transcriptional regulator, giving the protein MEPTASRRRITIVDVARHARVSVTSVSKVLRNAYGASPEMQAKVRRAIEELGYRPHAGARGLRGQTYTIGVMLPDIRNPFFPEILDGITDSLEETEYQVFLGPGCNGEKAEARVTEAMIDRGMDGLVLVAPVSSRAHLEHVASSVPTVVVGRHGSSAVYDTVTDDDIEGAALVVRHLAGLGHRRIAHIEHHETDPTRLAEMPNARRADGYRQAMRAHGLQECIDVLSTSYTQEGGHRAALELLARPASARPTAVFAGADIVAMGVLEAVAEAGLSVPGDLSVAGYDNTTFAAFGPISLTSVDQAGQEMGRDAVRLLLRRITDHDRPSAKVTLSPTLVPRRSTARPAE; this is encoded by the coding sequence ATGGAGCCGACAGCATCACGTCGCAGGATCACCATCGTCGACGTCGCGCGACACGCCCGGGTGTCCGTCACCTCCGTGTCGAAGGTGCTGCGCAACGCCTACGGGGCCAGCCCCGAGATGCAGGCCAAGGTGCGCCGCGCGATCGAAGAGCTGGGCTACCGGCCGCACGCGGGCGCCAGAGGCCTGCGGGGGCAGACGTACACCATCGGCGTGATGCTGCCCGACATCCGCAACCCGTTCTTCCCCGAGATCCTCGACGGCATCACCGACTCGCTGGAGGAGACCGAGTACCAGGTGTTCCTGGGGCCGGGCTGCAACGGGGAGAAGGCGGAGGCCCGCGTCACCGAGGCGATGATCGACCGCGGCATGGACGGTCTCGTCCTGGTCGCACCGGTCTCCTCGCGCGCCCACCTGGAGCACGTCGCCTCCTCGGTGCCGACCGTCGTCGTCGGCCGCCACGGCTCCTCCGCCGTATACGACACCGTGACCGACGACGACATCGAGGGCGCGGCCCTCGTCGTCCGCCACCTCGCCGGTCTCGGGCATCGCCGGATCGCCCACATCGAGCATCACGAGACCGACCCGACACGCCTGGCGGAGATGCCCAACGCCCGGCGCGCCGACGGATACCGGCAGGCCATGCGGGCGCACGGGCTGCAGGAGTGCATCGACGTGCTCTCCACCAGCTACACCCAGGAGGGTGGCCACCGGGCGGCGCTGGAACTGCTGGCCCGCCCCGCCTCCGCCCGGCCCACGGCCGTCTTCGCCGGTGCGGACATCGTCGCCATGGGCGTGCTCGAGGCGGTCGCCGAGGCCGGCCTGTCCGTTCCCGGCGACCTGTCGGTGGCCGGATACGACAACACCACGTTCGCCGCGTTCGGCCCGATCTCGCTCACCAGCGTCGACCAGGCCGGCCAGGAGATGGGCCGCGACGCCGTACGACTCCTCCTGCGACGAATCACCGACCATGACCGCCCGTCGGCCAAGGTCACCCTCTCCCCCACGCTCGTGCCGCGCAGGTCCACGGCACGACCGGCGGAGTGA
- a CDS encoding helix-turn-helix domain-containing protein: MLGGMTSNTPLNELGEFLKKRRSELSPRTVGLPETGKPRRVDGLRREEVAQLASISTDYYTRLEQGRMQASAPVLDVLARVLHLDDDERGYLFQLAGRTTTRTRRRGRQKVQPQLQRVLDDLSATPAIVQGRRGDILAWNAPAAALVTDFSRIPEKHRNYPRIQFTDPAMRTLYADWETSARISVAQLRMEAAKYPEDPALIELIGELSLRDKQFARWWGDHHVAARTVGTKTLNHPVVGELVLDWDTLTANTDPDQHLTVWTAAPGSPTHERLRNLTSWATEQHLSASQPLT; this comes from the coding sequence ATGCTGGGCGGCATGACCAGCAATACCCCCCTCAACGAGCTGGGAGAGTTCCTCAAGAAGCGCCGCTCGGAGCTGAGCCCGCGCACGGTCGGACTGCCCGAAACCGGCAAGCCCCGCCGGGTGGACGGGCTGCGCCGCGAGGAGGTCGCCCAGCTGGCCAGCATCAGCACCGACTACTACACCCGCCTCGAACAGGGCCGTATGCAGGCATCCGCGCCCGTGCTGGACGTCCTCGCCCGGGTCCTGCACCTGGACGACGACGAGCGGGGCTACCTCTTCCAGCTCGCGGGCAGGACCACCACCCGCACCCGGCGGCGCGGCAGGCAGAAGGTCCAGCCGCAGCTGCAGCGGGTCCTGGACGACCTCAGCGCCACCCCCGCGATCGTGCAGGGCAGACGCGGGGACATCCTCGCCTGGAACGCGCCGGCCGCCGCCCTGGTCACCGACTTCTCCCGCATCCCGGAGAAGCACCGCAACTACCCCCGGATCCAGTTCACCGATCCGGCCATGCGCACCCTGTACGCCGACTGGGAGACCTCGGCCCGCATCTCCGTCGCCCAGCTGCGGATGGAAGCGGCGAAGTATCCCGAGGACCCCGCCCTGATCGAGCTGATCGGTGAACTGTCCCTGCGGGACAAGCAGTTCGCCCGGTGGTGGGGCGATCACCACGTCGCCGCCCGCACCGTGGGCACGAAGACCCTCAACCATCCGGTCGTCGGCGAGCTCGTCCTGGACTGGGACACCCTCACCGCCAACACCGACCCCGACCAGCACCTCACCGTCTGGACCGCCGCCCCCGGGTCCCCCACCCACGAACGGCTCCGCAACCTCACCTCCTGGGCCACCGAGCAACACCTCTCCGCGTCCCAGCCACTCACCTGA
- a CDS encoding alpha/beta hydrolase — protein MTTPPPPFDPELAAALVELGDAAPTTATPESIPMAREQVGALVALMTNEELSCGGLFDVQERAVPGPPGAPDVSLLICRPTSVPGPRPIVYFTHPGGMVVGTNRLGLPLDWAEELGLVVVSVEYRLAPEHPHPAPVEDCYAGLLWTAAHAEEIGGDPDRVILAGGSAGGGLAAALALLARDRQGPRPIGQLLMCPMLDDRNDTVSAHQMAGLGVWDRTANETGWNALLGEARGTADVSPYAAPARAADLSDLPPAFIDVGSAETFRDEDVTYASRIWQAGGSAELHVWPGGFHGFDGLVPQAALSVDARAARLGWLRRLLGE, from the coding sequence ATGACCACGCCCCCTCCGCCGTTCGATCCGGAGCTGGCCGCCGCTCTCGTGGAACTCGGCGATGCGGCGCCGACCACGGCGACCCCGGAGAGCATTCCCATGGCGCGTGAGCAGGTCGGCGCCCTGGTCGCGCTCATGACGAACGAGGAGCTGAGCTGTGGCGGGCTCTTCGACGTACAGGAGCGGGCGGTGCCCGGTCCGCCGGGAGCACCGGACGTCTCGCTGCTCATCTGCCGGCCCACCTCCGTGCCGGGCCCCCGCCCGATCGTCTACTTCACGCATCCAGGGGGCATGGTCGTGGGCACCAACCGGCTGGGCCTGCCCCTGGACTGGGCCGAGGAACTGGGCCTGGTCGTGGTGTCGGTGGAGTACCGGCTCGCCCCCGAGCACCCGCACCCCGCGCCGGTCGAGGACTGCTACGCGGGACTGCTCTGGACGGCGGCACACGCCGAGGAGATCGGCGGCGACCCGGATCGCGTCATCCTGGCGGGAGGCAGCGCGGGCGGCGGACTCGCCGCGGCCCTGGCCCTGCTCGCACGCGACCGCCAGGGCCCTCGTCCCATCGGCCAGCTGCTGATGTGCCCGATGCTCGACGACCGCAACGACACCGTGTCCGCCCATCAGATGGCCGGGCTCGGTGTATGGGACCGCACCGCCAACGAGACCGGCTGGAACGCGCTGCTGGGCGAGGCGCGCGGCACCGCCGACGTCTCGCCGTACGCCGCCCCGGCCCGCGCCGCAGACCTCTCCGACCTCCCCCCGGCCTTCATCGACGTCGGCTCCGCGGAGACCTTCCGGGACGAGGACGTCACCTACGCCTCCAGGATCTGGCAGGCCGGGGGAAGCGCCGAACTGCACGTGTGGCCGGGCGGTTTCCACGGTTTCGACGGCCTCGTGCCCCAGGCCGCACTCTCGGTCGACGCCCGTGCGGCCCGTCTGGGATGGCTGCGACGGCTGCTGGGGGAGTGA
- a CDS encoding MBL fold metallo-hydrolase, which yields MSTLDFKVLDLDFPAGSKNKTATLVTGETEALLVDAAFTRADGHRLAAEILDSGKQLTTVFISHADPDFYFGAEVIADAFPDAVFVATPIVIDHIQHTYEGKLKAWAALGPNLPTRLVDLTPLTGDLTLEGHRFELRGGPAGLPDRHYLWQPEHRALLGGVLLFQQEHVWVADTPTPGDRAAWTDLLDEMTALDPQLVVPGHRLPGTPADASAIAATRAYLLAFEEELDNAADGASLTEALVKRYPDNGMLIAAQIGAKVAKGEMKWG from the coding sequence ATGAGCACGCTCGATTTCAAGGTCCTCGACCTCGACTTCCCGGCCGGCAGCAAGAACAAGACCGCCACCCTCGTCACCGGCGAGACCGAAGCCCTGCTGGTCGACGCCGCCTTCACCCGCGCCGACGGCCACCGGCTGGCCGCCGAGATCCTCGACTCCGGCAAGCAGCTGACGACCGTCTTCATCAGCCACGCCGACCCCGACTTCTACTTCGGCGCCGAAGTGATCGCCGACGCCTTCCCCGACGCCGTCTTCGTCGCCACCCCCATCGTCATCGACCACATCCAGCACACCTACGAAGGCAAACTCAAGGCCTGGGCCGCACTCGGCCCCAACCTCCCCACCCGCCTGGTCGACCTCACCCCGCTGACCGGCGACCTCACCCTCGAAGGCCACCGCTTCGAACTCAGGGGCGGCCCCGCCGGCCTGCCCGACCGCCACTACCTCTGGCAGCCCGAGCACCGCGCCCTCCTCGGCGGCGTCCTGCTCTTCCAGCAGGAACACGTCTGGGTCGCCGACACCCCCACCCCCGGCGACCGCGCCGCCTGGACCGACCTGCTCGACGAGATGACCGCCCTCGACCCGCAGCTCGTCGTCCCCGGCCACCGCCTGCCCGGCACCCCGGCCGACGCCTCCGCGATCGCCGCCACCCGCGCCTACCTCCTCGCCTTCGAAGAGGAACTCGACAACGCCGCCGACGGCGCCTCCCTCACCGAAGCCCTCGTCAAGCGCTACCCCGACAACGGCATGCTCATCGCCGCCCAGATCGGCGCGAAGGTCGCCAAGGGCGAGATGAAGTGGGGCTGA
- a CDS encoding ABC transporter substrate-binding protein codes for MKTRTLPVLAATVTSMALLAACGGGTEAGSDGGSKDSKTLTLASIDQGSVEDVVKAFEKANPGVKVRYTTSGADQYQQQIRTQLSSGTAPDVMSVWPGNGNPGATYVLAEPGYLRDLSDRPWAAELPDAMKSVAQYEGKTYTAVFGQNGIGAVYNEQAVAKSGLTPPDTWTELLDFCKAAKAKGTPAFALGNQDNWVTQLVAYALVATTVYGEDRDFDKKMQAGDATFAKSPWATALDKYVTMEKTGCFQKNPLGTTYEASQQLAATGRTLGIVQGNWVIALLKQKNPKGTFTLKALPATDDPSETLIPAAAGAGYGVNAKARNEELALRFVDFVMSPEGMNTFVEKQGGLPSLPDTGFAADPSLAELSEFIGSDRTVPFMDQLWPNPKVQQTMLSGLQEIFSGQSTPEKLLDEMDADYKAGS; via the coding sequence ATGAAGACACGCACACTCCCGGTCCTGGCCGCCACGGTCACGTCCATGGCCCTGCTGGCCGCCTGCGGCGGCGGCACCGAGGCGGGCTCCGACGGCGGTTCGAAGGACTCGAAGACGCTCACCCTCGCGTCGATCGACCAAGGCTCGGTCGAGGACGTCGTCAAGGCGTTCGAGAAGGCCAACCCGGGCGTCAAGGTCCGTTACACCACCAGCGGCGCCGACCAGTACCAGCAGCAGATCCGCACCCAGCTGTCCTCGGGCACCGCCCCCGACGTGATGTCGGTCTGGCCCGGCAACGGCAATCCGGGGGCCACCTACGTCCTGGCCGAGCCGGGTTATCTGCGCGACCTGTCGGACCGGCCGTGGGCCGCCGAGCTGCCGGACGCGATGAAGTCCGTCGCTCAGTACGAGGGCAAGACGTACACCGCGGTCTTCGGGCAGAACGGCATCGGAGCGGTCTACAACGAGCAGGCCGTGGCGAAGTCCGGACTCACCCCGCCGGACACCTGGACGGAACTGCTGGACTTCTGCAAGGCCGCGAAGGCGAAGGGAACCCCGGCCTTCGCGCTCGGCAACCAGGACAACTGGGTGACCCAGCTCGTCGCATACGCCCTGGTCGCGACGACCGTCTACGGCGAGGACCGGGACTTCGACAAGAAGATGCAGGCCGGCGACGCCACCTTCGCGAAGTCCCCGTGGGCCACCGCCCTGGACAAGTACGTGACGATGGAGAAGACCGGCTGCTTCCAGAAGAACCCGCTGGGCACCACCTACGAAGCCAGCCAGCAACTCGCCGCCACCGGCAGGACCCTCGGCATCGTCCAGGGCAACTGGGTGATCGCCCTCCTCAAGCAGAAGAACCCGAAGGGCACGTTCACGCTCAAGGCGCTGCCCGCCACCGACGACCCGTCCGAGACCCTGATACCCGCCGCCGCGGGTGCCGGGTACGGTGTCAACGCGAAGGCGAGGAACGAGGAACTGGCGCTGAGGTTCGTGGACTTCGTGATGTCGCCCGAGGGCATGAACACGTTCGTCGAGAAGCAGGGCGGCCTGCCCTCCCTCCCCGACACGGGCTTCGCCGCGGACCCGTCACTCGCCGAGCTCTCGGAGTTCATCGGGTCGGACCGCACGGTGCCCTTCATGGACCAGCTCTGGCCCAACCCGAAGGTCCAGCAGACCATGCTCAGCGGCCTGCAGGAGATCTTCAGCGGGCAGTCCACGCCGGAGAAGCTCCTCGACGAGATGGACGCCGACTACAAGGCCGGCAGCTGA
- a CDS encoding carbohydrate ABC transporter permease — MALAPHKQLLDDDRPPDTEPAARIRPARTTPPWWFALPAMLLFAFVVLVPSVRGVYYAFTDWDGLDPDFSFVGLDNFADMLSDPDATQAIWHTLLIAVSITIVQNAMGLLLALGVNSAIKSRNVLRVFLFAPAVITPIVTAYLWRNLLGPDGAVNSLLGAVGLGGWRQDWLGSPSLALWSVVGVIVWQFAGYSMVIFLAGLQSVPKEVHEAAVIDGAGPVRRFWSVTRPLLAPAFTINLMLSIIGGIKLFDQVYALTGGGPGHATDTISTLIYKDAFTLGEFGYSVALAVVLTIIVAVVSTGQYLVLSRNERAAS, encoded by the coding sequence GTGGCTCTGGCCCCGCACAAGCAGCTCCTGGACGACGACCGGCCTCCGGACACGGAACCGGCCGCACGCATCCGGCCCGCGCGCACGACTCCGCCGTGGTGGTTCGCCCTGCCCGCGATGCTGCTGTTCGCCTTCGTCGTCCTGGTGCCGAGCGTTCGCGGCGTGTACTACGCCTTCACCGACTGGGACGGTCTCGACCCCGACTTCTCCTTCGTCGGCCTGGACAACTTCGCCGACATGCTCAGCGACCCGGACGCGACGCAGGCCATCTGGCACACCCTGCTGATCGCGGTGTCGATCACGATCGTGCAGAACGCGATGGGCCTGCTGCTGGCCCTGGGGGTCAACTCGGCCATCAAGTCCCGCAACGTGCTGCGGGTGTTCCTGTTCGCGCCGGCCGTGATCACCCCGATCGTGACCGCCTACCTCTGGCGCAATCTGCTCGGCCCGGACGGCGCGGTCAACAGCCTGCTCGGCGCGGTGGGTCTGGGGGGATGGCGGCAGGACTGGCTGGGCAGTCCGAGCCTGGCCCTGTGGTCGGTGGTCGGGGTGATCGTGTGGCAGTTCGCGGGCTACTCCATGGTCATCTTCCTCGCCGGACTGCAGTCGGTGCCCAAGGAGGTCCATGAGGCGGCGGTCATCGACGGGGCGGGTCCCGTTCGGCGCTTCTGGTCGGTGACCCGGCCATTGCTGGCCCCGGCCTTCACCATCAACCTGATGCTGTCGATCATCGGCGGGATCAAACTCTTCGACCAGGTGTACGCGTTGACGGGCGGGGGACCGGGGCACGCCACCGACACCATCTCGACGCTGATCTACAAGGACGCCTTCACGCTCGGCGAGTTCGGCTACAGCGTCGCGCTCGCGGTCGTCCTCACGATCATCGTGGCGGTCGTCTCGACCGGGCAGTACCTCGTGCTGTCCCGCAACGAGAGGGCGGCGTCATGA
- a CDS encoding nuclear transport factor 2 family protein, with translation MGEFTTTTTSTAPADVVRRQYLASAAGDLAALRATLAPDVEWTEMAGFPLAGTYRTPDGVTAHVMEKLGQDWDGWTAHDDTYVVDGENVVVLARYTATNKATGKPVDVRVAHHFVVRGGLIVRFEQFVDTALVREAMSD, from the coding sequence ATGGGCGAGTTCACCACCACCACCACCTCCACCGCCCCCGCCGACGTCGTACGGCGTCAGTACCTCGCCTCGGCCGCCGGCGACCTGGCAGCCCTGCGCGCCACCCTCGCCCCCGACGTGGAATGGACGGAGATGGCCGGCTTCCCCCTCGCCGGCACCTACCGCACCCCCGACGGTGTCACCGCCCACGTGATGGAGAAACTCGGCCAGGACTGGGACGGCTGGACCGCCCACGACGACACCTACGTCGTCGACGGAGAGAACGTCGTCGTCCTCGCCCGCTACACCGCCACCAACAAAGCCACCGGCAAGCCCGTCGACGTCCGCGTCGCCCACCACTTCGTCGTACGCGGCGGCCTCATCGTCCGCTTCGAACAGTTCGTCGACACCGCACTCGTGCGCGAGGCGATGAGCGACTGA
- a CDS encoding LacI family DNA-binding transcriptional regulator has product MVGTSRGRRVTSGDVAREAGVSRATVSYVLNDTPHQKIAEATRTRVWEAAARLGYAPSAAARALRTGRSDIVLGVLPDWPIQHVLGRLIQQLTNAFAEHELTFLVHSSGRPARPLREIWRALTPAAVLALNEFPATDAEAMRTAGIEVVMTLHGSASGDLRSPLVSEEPIGALQARHLVGSHRRLGYAYPDLPRLDVLAQPRLDGVRKVCAERGLPEPVVRAVPLELGGATEAVKAWLAADPPVTGICAFNDDIAMAVLVALQSLGLRAPQDLAVIGVDDIPSSALLRPALTTVVRDTETLARGLARRVVDALDRKEVSADPVEDPLRVEVRDSA; this is encoded by the coding sequence ATGGTCGGGACGTCCAGAGGCAGACGGGTGACCAGCGGGGACGTCGCGCGGGAGGCCGGAGTCTCACGGGCGACGGTCAGCTACGTCCTCAACGACACCCCGCACCAGAAGATCGCCGAGGCGACGCGCACCCGGGTGTGGGAGGCCGCCGCCCGGCTCGGCTACGCACCCTCGGCCGCGGCGCGCGCGCTGCGGACGGGGCGTTCGGACATCGTGCTCGGCGTGCTGCCGGACTGGCCGATCCAGCATGTGCTCGGGCGCCTCATCCAGCAGCTGACCAACGCCTTCGCCGAACACGAGCTCACCTTCCTCGTGCACTCCTCGGGCCGGCCCGCCCGGCCCCTGCGGGAGATCTGGCGGGCCCTGACACCCGCCGCGGTCCTCGCCCTGAACGAGTTCCCCGCGACCGACGCCGAGGCCATGCGAACGGCCGGCATCGAGGTCGTCATGACGCTGCACGGCTCGGCGTCGGGGGACCTCCGGTCCCCTCTGGTGTCCGAGGAACCGATCGGCGCGCTGCAGGCCCGCCATCTCGTCGGCTCGCACCGCCGACTCGGCTACGCCTACCCGGACCTGCCCCGACTCGACGTCCTGGCCCAGCCGCGGCTGGACGGTGTCCGCAAGGTCTGCGCCGAACGCGGTCTTCCCGAGCCCGTCGTCCGGGCCGTCCCGCTGGAACTGGGCGGTGCCACGGAGGCGGTGAAGGCCTGGCTCGCGGCCGATCCGCCGGTGACGGGCATCTGCGCGTTCAACGACGACATCGCCATGGCGGTGCTGGTGGCCCTGCAGTCCCTCGGGCTGCGCGCCCCGCAGGACCTGGCCGTCATCGGTGTCGACGACATTCCGAGCTCGGCCCTGCTGCGCCCCGCGCTGACCACGGTCGTCCGCGACACCGAAACCCTCGCGCGTGGTCTGGCCCGGCGAGTCGTCGACGCCCTCGACCGGAAGGAGGTGTCGGCCGACCCCGTCGAGGACCCGCTCAGGGTGGAGGTGCGGGACTCGGCCTGA